A window of Clostridium botulinum BKT015925 contains these coding sequences:
- a CDS encoding sugar kinase: protein MKMKNKIVTMGEIMLRLSPQNNNRIIQAQSFDAYYGGAEANVAVALSNFGMDTYYVSQVPQNDIGKRAIRYLNENGVDTSHVILKGDRLGIYFLEKGVSIRPSKVIYDRDNSAISNVDEDDFDFDDIFKDAHLFHISGITPVLSKKCLNLTKKAIEVAKKYDIKISIDLNYRNKLCDYSEFASIMKDLIKDSYICFGWIEKDIKDDYKPFEYSKNINYEYFQKCFEYMHKELNVENVVTTLRENKSVSKNSLIAIGSNGEKIVTSKEYTFDILDRVGAGDSFAAGVLYKLINDKSIEEAINFGIASSVIKHTIPGDANIITNIDEIECMARNEGFNIQR, encoded by the coding sequence ATGAAAATGAAAAATAAAATAGTTACAATGGGCGAGATAATGCTAAGACTTTCTCCTCAAAATAATAATAGAATTATACAGGCACAATCTTTTGATGCATATTATGGGGGAGCAGAGGCAAATGTTGCAGTGGCCTTAAGTAATTTTGGTATGGATACCTATTATGTAAGCCAAGTTCCACAAAATGATATTGGAAAAAGGGCTATACGATATTTAAATGAAAATGGAGTTGATACATCACATGTTATTTTAAAGGGAGATAGATTAGGTATTTATTTTTTAGAAAAAGGAGTATCGATAAGACCATCTAAAGTTATATATGATAGAGATAATTCTGCTATTAGTAATGTAGATGAAGACGATTTTGATTTTGACGATATATTTAAGGATGCACATCTTTTTCATATATCAGGTATAACACCAGTTTTGAGTAAAAAATGTTTAAATTTAACTAAAAAAGCTATAGAAGTAGCAAAAAAATACGATATAAAAATTAGTATAGATTTAAATTATAGGAATAAGCTTTGTGATTATTCAGAATTTGCAAGTATAATGAAAGATTTAATAAAAGATAGTTATATATGTTTTGGATGGATAGAGAAGGATATAAAAGATGATTATAAACCTTTTGAATATAGTAAAAATATAAATTATGAGTATTTTCAAAAATGTTTTGAGTATATGCATAAGGAACTTAATGTTGAAAATGTAGTAACTACATTAAGAGAAAATAAATCAGTGTCTAAAAATTCTTTAATCGCTATAGGGTCAAATGGAGAAAAAATAGTAACATCTAAAGAATATACCTTTGATATATTAGATAGAGTAGGGGCGGGAGATTCATTTGCCGCAGGGGTATTATACAAACTAATAAATGATAAATCAATTGAGGAAGCGATTAATTTTGGAATAGCATCATCTGTAATAAAACACACTATACCAGGAGATGCAAATATAATAACTAATATAGATGAAATAGAATGTATGGCAAGAAATGAAGGATTTAATATTCAAAGATAA
- a CDS encoding glycoside hydrolase family 88 protein produces the protein MKNISIEKIKDPNKFCTQKLLTKQAIESAINDAIIIIERNMKKFSDKDKYPSSCCKNNKYDVIDNSEWTTGFWPGMLWLAYEYTNDDKFKKLAEKDIESFKDRLDNDYALGHHDLGFLYNLSCISAYKLTGNKEARQIALNAADYLVGRFQEKGQFIQAWGELGAEDNYRLIIDCLLNIPLLYWATEETGDRKYYDIAYTHYKTSCDTVIREDGSSFHTFYFDKETGKPTRGVTKQGYSDDSSWARGQAWGVYGIPLTYRATKDSSAINIYKAVTNYFINRLPKDNVCYWDLIFNDGDDHVRDSSAAAIAVCGMHEMNKFLPEVDEDKETYKYAMHSILKSLIDNYAAKKNTDSDAILLHGVYGWHANNGVDEGNTWGDYYYLEALMRFYKDWEIYC, from the coding sequence GTGAAAAACATAAGTATCGAAAAAATAAAAGATCCTAATAAGTTTTGTACACAAAAACTATTAACAAAACAAGCAATAGAATCAGCTATAAATGATGCAATAATAATAATAGAGAGAAATATGAAAAAGTTTAGTGATAAAGATAAATATCCTAGTTCTTGTTGTAAAAATAATAAGTATGATGTAATCGATAACAGTGAATGGACAACAGGATTTTGGCCAGGAATGTTATGGCTTGCTTATGAATATACAAATGATGATAAATTTAAGAAATTAGCAGAAAAAGATATAGAATCCTTCAAGGATAGACTAGATAATGATTATGCTCTTGGACATCATGATTTAGGATTTTTATATAATCTTTCTTGTATAAGTGCATATAAGTTAACAGGAAATAAAGAAGCACGACAAATAGCATTGAATGCTGCTGATTATCTAGTAGGAAGATTTCAAGAAAAAGGACAGTTTATTCAAGCATGGGGTGAGCTTGGAGCAGAGGATAATTACAGATTAATTATAGATTGTTTACTTAATATACCTTTACTTTATTGGGCTACAGAAGAAACAGGTGATAGAAAATACTATGACATAGCTTATACTCATTACAAAACATCTTGCGATACAGTTATAAGAGAAGATGGATCTAGTTTCCATACATTTTATTTTGACAAGGAAACTGGAAAGCCAACAAGGGGAGTAACAAAACAAGGATATAGTGATGATTCTAGTTGGGCAAGAGGTCAAGCTTGGGGAGTATATGGAATTCCACTAACATATAGAGCTACAAAAGATTCAAGTGCAATTAATATTTATAAAGCCGTTACAAACTATTTTATAAATAGATTACCTAAAGATAATGTTTGCTATTGGGATTTAATATTTAATGATGGAGATGATCATGTAAGAGATTCATCCGCAGCAGCTATAGCAGTTTGTGGTATGCATGAAATGAATAAATTTTTACCAGAAGTGGATGAAGATAAGGAAACATATAAATATGCAATGCATTCTATTTTAAAATCATTAATTGATAATTATGCAGCTAAAAAAAATACAGATTCAGATGCGATTCTATTACATGGTGTTTATGGATGGCATGCAAATAATGGAGTTGATGAAGGTAATACATGGGGAGATTATTATTACTTAGAAGCTTTAATGAGATTTTATAAAGATTGGGAAATATATTGTTAA
- a CDS encoding IS6 family transposase, with protein sequence MNKANKKITCPRCHSHNLYKFGKDKEGNQKYQCKECKRQFAPSAMPKERQLKDYPRCPICNKGTFIHHNYSNYINYRCNDKKCNHSFFVAKPTAIDPSSNTTIQGKLNFKGMRFPIHIINEYYDLYFLNESSTRRISQYLFRTFNVKVSHVTIASWTKKFAAYFKLKSDNLFYNIDLSDSDEWHADETVVFINGKKHYLWLVIDSESRLIISYHLSPYRDAKQAFSLFNDAKKLGSPRAIVTDRLPSYNIPIKSVFQDTLHIKVQSFKDDISNNIIESFNKTFKSWYKGLKGFNSFNSANKLISVFIFHYNFVRNHSSLRNLTPSEVVGISYPVKAKNNWLLAA encoded by the coding sequence ATGAACAAAGCTAATAAAAAAATTACCTGTCCTAGATGTCACAGCCATAACCTATATAAGTTTGGAAAAGACAAAGAAGGAAATCAAAAATATCAATGCAAAGAGTGTAAAAGACAATTTGCACCATCGGCTATGCCGAAAGAGCGTCAGCTCAAGGATTACCCTCGTTGTCCTATCTGTAACAAAGGAACCTTTATTCATCATAATTACTCAAATTATATCAATTATCGTTGTAACGATAAAAAATGTAATCATAGTTTTTTTGTGGCGAAGCCTACGGCTATAGATCCTTCAAGCAATACCACTATCCAAGGTAAACTTAATTTTAAAGGTATGCGCTTTCCAATTCATATTATAAATGAGTATTATGACCTTTACTTTCTTAATGAAAGTTCTACAAGACGTATATCTCAATATTTGTTTAGAACATTTAATGTAAAAGTATCTCATGTTACTATTGCAAGTTGGACTAAAAAATTTGCTGCATATTTCAAATTGAAATCTGATAATTTATTTTATAATATTGACTTATCAGATTCTGATGAATGGCACGCAGATGAAACTGTTGTATTTATAAATGGCAAGAAACATTATCTATGGCTTGTTATAGACTCAGAAAGTCGATTAATTATCTCTTATCATCTATCCCCATATAGAGATGCTAAACAAGCTTTTAGCCTTTTTAACGATGCTAAGAAATTAGGATCTCCTAGAGCCATAGTTACTGATAGATTACCATCTTACAATATTCCAATAAAATCAGTATTCCAAGATACATTACACATAAAAGTACAATCTTTTAAAGATGATATTTCAAACAATATCATTGAGTCATTTAACAAAACATTTAAGTCTTGGTATAAAGGTTTAAAAGGCTTTAACTCATTTAATAGTGCCAATAAACTAATATCAGTGTTTATATTTCACTATAATTTTGTGCGTAACCACTCATCACTACGTAATTTAACACCATCTGAAGTAGTGGGAATTAGTTACCCAGTTAAAGCTAAAAATAATTGGTTATTAGCTGCCTAA
- a CDS encoding glycoside hydrolase family 88 protein, with protein MKKVEKIMDPNKYLSQKLLTKQEVEVAIQKCIKAIENNMKKFNDGDKFPDSSSKRYKYPIIDNSEWTTGFWTGMLWLAYEYTQDNKFRELAEKNVYSFKKRLDEDYALGHHDLGFLYNLSCISAYKLTGNKVARQTAISAADYLIGRFQEKGGFIQAWGPLGARENYRLIVDCLLNIPLLYWATKETGDEKYYNLAFRHYKTSCDSVIRDDGSCFHTFFFDPETGEKVRGAKRQGYSDDSAWARGQAWGIYGLALTYRATKDTDAVNVYKSIANFYLNRLPKDYVCYWDLIFSDKNKKPKDAPETQPRDSSSAAIAICGLNEMQKYIPETDEDKEVYKYAMHSILRSLIENYTPKENNESESLILHGTYALHENRGVDEGTIWGDYYYLEALMRFYKDWELYC; from the coding sequence ATGAAAAAAGTAGAAAAAATTATGGACCCTAATAAGTATTTAAGTCAAAAGTTATTAACAAAACAAGAAGTAGAAGTAGCAATACAAAAGTGCATAAAAGCAATAGAAAATAATATGAAAAAATTTAATGATGGTGATAAATTTCCTGATTCATCTAGTAAAAGATATAAGTATCCTATAATAGATAATTCTGAATGGACAACAGGATTTTGGACTGGAATGTTATGGCTTGCCTATGAATATACACAGGATAACAAATTCAGAGAACTTGCAGAAAAAAATGTTTATTCATTCAAAAAGAGATTAGATGAAGATTATGCTCTTGGACATCATGATTTAGGGTTTTTATATAACTTATCTTGCATAAGTGCTTATAAACTCACAGGAAACAAGGTTGCAAGACAAACAGCAATAAGTGCTGCAGATTATTTAATTGGAAGATTCCAAGAAAAAGGTGGATTTATTCAAGCATGGGGTCCATTAGGTGCTAGAGAAAATTATAGATTAATAGTAGATTGCCTACTTAATATACCTCTACTTTATTGGGCTACTAAAGAAACTGGAGATGAAAAATATTATAATCTTGCATTTAGACATTATAAAACTTCTTGTGATTCAGTAATAAGAGATGATGGATCTTGTTTTCATACATTCTTCTTTGATCCAGAAACAGGAGAAAAGGTAAGAGGGGCAAAGAGACAGGGATATAGTGATGATTCCGCTTGGGCAAGAGGACAAGCATGGGGAATATATGGTTTAGCATTAACATATAGAGCCACAAAAGATACAGATGCTGTAAACGTTTATAAATCTATTGCTAATTTTTACCTAAACAGATTACCAAAAGATTATGTTTGTTATTGGGACCTAATATTTAGTGATAAAAATAAAAAACCTAAAGATGCACCAGAAACACAACCAAGAGATTCATCATCAGCTGCTATTGCAATTTGTGGATTAAATGAAATGCAAAAATATATACCAGAAACTGATGAAGATAAGGAAGTATATAAGTATGCTATGCATTCAATATTACGTTCTTTAATAGAAAATTATACACCAAAAGAAAACAATGAATCAGAATCACTTATATTACATGGAACATATGCTTTACATGAAAATAGAGGTGTAGATGAAGGAACTATATGGGGTGATTATTATTACTTAGAAGCATTAATGAGATTTTATAAAGATTGGGAATTATATTGCTAG
- a CDS encoding PTS mannose/fructose/sorbose/N-acetylgalactosamine transporter subunit IIC produces the protein MTISLGQALLIGIWAGFCLAGQMWGIYTNRSLVLALGVGVILGDVPTALAMGAVGEIAFLGFGVSIAGTAPPNQIGPGIIGTLMAITLKGSGMTPESALALSFPFAVAVQFLVTLSYTLPSPISSIATKLVQKEKFFQFKVVSHITIYLLFIVGFAVGFSSSISMHTVQQLVNAIPAPLIKGLTVAGSMLPAAGFAIILNILSKGQVKYLPFVFLGYVCISYLKLPVMGVTFVAIVFALYDYFSREMKKSSSENAKKEVTQ, from the coding sequence ATGACAATAAGTTTAGGTCAGGCTCTTTTAATAGGAATATGGGCAGGTTTTTGTCTTGCTGGCCAGATGTGGGGAATATATACAAATCGTTCTCTTGTACTTGCATTAGGGGTAGGGGTTATTTTAGGAGATGTACCTACAGCTCTTGCTATGGGTGCAGTAGGAGAAATTGCATTTTTAGGATTTGGGGTTAGTATAGCGGGAACAGCGCCTCCAAACCAAATAGGTCCAGGAATTATAGGTACTTTAATGGCTATTACATTGAAAGGTTCAGGAATGACCCCAGAATCGGCATTAGCATTATCGTTTCCTTTTGCAGTAGCTGTACAATTTTTAGTTACATTATCATATACATTACCATCTCCTATAAGTTCAATTGCTACTAAATTAGTTCAAAAAGAAAAGTTTTTCCAATTTAAGGTTGTTTCACATATAACTATATACTTGTTATTTATAGTAGGTTTTGCAGTAGGATTTTCTTCATCAATAAGTATGCACACAGTACAACAACTTGTTAATGCAATACCAGCTCCACTTATAAAAGGATTAACAGTGGCTGGAAGTATGTTGCCAGCAGCAGGATTTGCAATAATATTAAATATTTTAAGTAAAGGACAAGTTAAGTATTTACCATTTGTTTTCTTAGGATATGTATGTATTTCATATTTGAAGCTTCCAGTTATGGGTGTAACTTTTGTAGCAATAGTATTTGCTCTATATGATTATTTTAGTAGAGAAATGAAGAAGAGCAGTAGCGAAAATGCAAAGAAGGAGGTAACACAATAA
- a CDS encoding PTS system mannose/fructose/sorbose family transporter subunit IID — protein sequence MKDRKPVLKWRDYLKISLRSYFLQDSFNYGTYLGEGYSYVIFPALQKIYADDKEMLKKSTIENMEFFNSNLQMLPFLTSLHLAMLDAGETPENARSVKMALMGPISGVASSTFQFGLAPLFSSIGAGLAQQGLIIGPILFFLAINACILFTKIFVGYSGYKIGTSVIESLKEKMDSISHLAYIVGITVVSGLAVSFTKVKLGIKYVSQMPNGKENIVSLQSILDKISPKMLPALLTILMFILHRKYKWSVYKMLALIFVVGILGSMLGIFV from the coding sequence ATGAAAGATAGAAAGCCAGTATTAAAATGGAGAGACTATTTAAAAATATCTTTACGCTCATATTTTTTACAAGATTCATTTAATTATGGTACTTATTTAGGAGAAGGATATTCATATGTTATTTTCCCAGCATTACAGAAAATATATGCTGATGACAAAGAAATGCTTAAAAAATCAACTATAGAAAATATGGAGTTTTTTAATAGTAATCTTCAAATGTTACCTTTTTTAACCAGTTTACATTTAGCTATGTTAGATGCTGGAGAGACTCCTGAAAATGCTCGTTCAGTAAAAATGGCATTGATGGGACCAATATCAGGTGTAGCAAGTTCTACATTTCAGTTTGGACTTGCACCATTGTTTTCAAGTATAGGTGCTGGACTTGCACAACAAGGATTAATTATAGGACCAATATTATTCTTTTTAGCTATAAATGCATGTATACTTTTCACAAAAATCTTTGTTGGATATTCAGGATATAAAATAGGAACAAGTGTTATAGAAAGCTTAAAAGAAAAAATGGATTCAATTTCACATCTTGCATATATTGTAGGTATTACCGTTGTATCTGGACTTGCAGTATCATTTACTAAAGTAAAGTTAGGCATTAAGTATGTGTCTCAAATGCCTAATGGTAAAGAAAACATTGTATCATTACAATCAATATTAGATAAGATTTCTCCTAAAATGTTACCAGCATTGTTAACAATATTGATGTTTATTTTACACCGTAAATATAAATGGTCTGTTTATAAGATGTTAGCATTAATTTTTGTTGTTGGTATATTAGGTTCTATGTTAGGAATATTTGTATAA
- a CDS encoding preprotein translocase subunit YajC, producing MGKVIVIVFGVTVILYYIYGIIVLPKVRHRKIVEQQNKMEEFQNQLKVSDNVLTMAGIYGSIVGMNKNIVSLEIAPKTIVKVDKTSIVATTKNIH from the coding sequence ATGGGGAAAGTAATAGTAATAGTTTTTGGAGTAACTGTTATCCTCTACTATATTTATGGGATTATAGTTTTACCAAAAGTAAGACACAGAAAGATAGTTGAACAACAAAATAAAATGGAAGAGTTTCAAAATCAGTTAAAGGTAAGTGATAATGTGTTAACTATGGCGGGTATATATGGAAGCATAGTTGGAATGAATAAAAATATTGTATCGCTAGAAATAGCACCTAAAACTATAGTGAAAGTGGATAAAACTTCAATTGTTGCAACAACTAAAAATATACATTAA
- a CDS encoding LacI family DNA-binding transcriptional regulator — translation MVDKKRKSKVTISEVAEKADVSKTTVSFYLNGRYEKMSAETQSRIKKVIEEIGYSPSTVARSLKLKRTNLLGVIVADISNPFSSYIVKGIDDIARKNNYQIVVGSTNFDPKLEKVYVNKMFDVRVDGFIIQPTMESRDVIQNLVDDGHNIVLLDSIFENFKGIFVKTNNYEVTSEAIKELINKGYEEFVFVSESIQLLGPRMERANSFCETLSKYGKSYSIQTFSSPINEEEVYNKLMRNIDFSKKTLLFACNGRILETIFKLAKEKRWSMPDPIGVIGFDDWGWQDLTYPTVSAIEQPTYNEGKIAGQLLIEKIEEKINENSVKVLECKINWRESTKL, via the coding sequence ATGGTTGATAAAAAGCGAAAATCCAAAGTAACAATTAGTGAAGTAGCTGAAAAGGCGGATGTTTCAAAAACTACAGTATCATTTTATTTAAATGGACGATATGAAAAAATGTCAGCTGAAACTCAAAGTAGAATAAAAAAAGTTATTGAAGAGATAGGATATAGCCCAAGTACAGTAGCACGTTCATTAAAGCTAAAAAGAACAAATTTACTTGGAGTTATAGTTGCAGATATAAGTAACCCTTTTAGTAGTTATATTGTAAAAGGTATAGATGATATTGCAAGGAAAAATAACTATCAAATAGTTGTTGGAAGTACTAATTTTGATCCAAAACTTGAAAAAGTTTATGTAAATAAAATGTTTGATGTAAGAGTAGATGGATTTATAATACAACCAACTATGGAATCAAGGGATGTTATTCAAAACTTAGTTGATGATGGACATAACATTGTATTATTAGATAGTATTTTTGAAAATTTCAAAGGTATATTTGTAAAAACTAATAATTATGAGGTTACATCAGAAGCTATAAAAGAGCTAATTAATAAAGGGTATGAAGAATTTGTTTTTGTTTCAGAAAGTATTCAATTATTAGGTCCACGTATGGAGAGAGCTAATAGTTTTTGTGAAACATTATCAAAGTATGGGAAGTCATACTCAATACAAACTTTTTCATCACCAATTAATGAAGAAGAAGTTTATAATAAATTAATGAGAAATATAGATTTTTCAAAAAAGACATTATTATTTGCATGTAATGGACGAATATTAGAAACGATATTTAAATTAGCAAAAGAAAAAAGATGGTCCATGCCAGATCCAATAGGAGTTATTGGATTTGATGATTGGGGATGGCAAGACCTAACTTATCCTACTGTATCTGCAATAGAACAGCCAACCTATAATGAAGGTAAAATAGCAGGACAACTTTTAATAGAAAAGATAGAAGAAAAAATTAATGAAAATAGTGTAAAGGTTTTAGAATGTAAGATTAATTGGCGAGAATCTACTAAATTATAA
- the argS gene encoding arginine--tRNA ligase, with translation MDYKKIIAERIKENVELDLNTIEGLIEIPPKSDMGDYAFPCFQLAKTFRKAPNMIAEELSSKINNEGFEKVVALGPYLNFFMDKGSFVADTLNKVLSEGERYGSSEEGKGKNVTIDYSSPNIAKPFHVGHLFSTSIGNSLYRMLNFEGYNSIGINHLGDWGTQFGKLISAYKRWVDQDALEKDPIKELLRIYVKFHDEAEKDPSLEDEGRMYFKKLEDGEKEEVELWERFKNLSLKEFKKVYELLGVKFDSYAGESFYNDKMDSVIKEIDKKGILVESNGAKVVMMDDENMPPCIIVKGDGATIYATRDLAAAFYRKKNYDFYKSIYVVGSDQSLHFKQVFNTIEKMGYDWANDCKHVAFGLVRFADKKLSTRKGQVIFLEDLLNESVSKTLEVINEKNPQLKNKEEVAKKVGIGAVIFTYLKNKREKDIVFNWNEMLNFEGETGPYVQYTYARGKSILRRAGEVQGEVNFAALNSQEEFNLVKVLGNLKEEVLGAIDKLEPSILTRYIIDVAKAFNKFYNAHNIMATEDIAVKNARLKLVEATCQVIKNGLDLLGIEVVEEM, from the coding sequence ATGGATTATAAAAAGATTATAGCTGAAAGAATTAAAGAAAATGTAGAATTAGATTTAAATACAATAGAAGGTCTTATAGAAATACCTCCAAAGTCAGATATGGGAGATTATGCATTCCCTTGTTTTCAATTAGCTAAAACTTTTAGAAAAGCTCCTAATATGATAGCTGAAGAATTAAGTTCAAAAATAAATAATGAAGGTTTTGAAAAAGTTGTAGCTTTAGGACCATACCTAAACTTTTTTATGGATAAAGGATCTTTTGTAGCAGATACTTTAAATAAAGTGTTATCAGAAGGAGAAAGATATGGTTCTTCAGAAGAAGGAAAAGGAAAAAATGTTACTATAGATTATTCATCACCTAACATAGCTAAACCTTTCCACGTTGGACACTTATTTAGTACATCTATAGGAAATTCTTTATATAGAATGTTAAATTTTGAAGGATATAATTCTATAGGAATCAACCATTTAGGAGATTGGGGAACACAATTTGGTAAGCTTATTTCTGCATATAAAAGATGGGTTGACCAAGATGCATTAGAAAAAGACCCAATAAAAGAATTACTAAGAATTTATGTTAAATTCCATGATGAAGCAGAAAAAGATCCATCACTTGAAGATGAAGGAAGAATGTATTTCAAAAAGCTTGAAGATGGTGAAAAAGAAGAAGTTGAACTATGGGAAAGATTTAAAAACTTAAGTTTAAAAGAATTTAAAAAGGTATATGAACTTTTAGGGGTTAAATTTGATTCATATGCTGGAGAAAGTTTCTATAATGACAAGATGGATTCTGTAATAAAAGAAATAGATAAAAAAGGAATACTTGTTGAAAGTAATGGAGCTAAAGTTGTAATGATGGATGATGAAAATATGCCTCCATGTATAATTGTTAAGGGTGATGGAGCTACAATATATGCAACTCGTGACCTTGCAGCAGCTTTCTATAGAAAGAAAAATTATGATTTCTATAAGAGCATATATGTAGTTGGTTCAGACCAATCACTACACTTTAAACAAGTATTTAATACAATAGAAAAAATGGGATATGATTGGGCTAATGATTGCAAACACGTAGCATTTGGACTTGTTAGATTTGCAGATAAAAAGCTTTCAACAAGAAAAGGTCAAGTTATATTCTTAGAAGATTTATTAAATGAATCTGTGTCAAAAACACTAGAAGTTATTAATGAAAAAAATCCACAACTTAAAAATAAAGAAGAGGTAGCTAAAAAAGTAGGTATAGGAGCTGTTATATTTACTTACTTAAAGAATAAAAGAGAAAAAGATATAGTATTCAACTGGAATGAAATGTTAAACTTTGAAGGAGAAACAGGACCATATGTTCAATATACTTATGCAAGAGGAAAGAGTATATTAAGACGTGCTGGAGAAGTTCAAGGAGAAGTTAATTTTGCAGCATTAAATTCACAAGAAGAATTTAATCTTGTTAAAGTTTTAGGAAATTTAAAAGAAGAAGTTTTAGGTGCTATAGATAAATTAGAACCATCAATTCTTACAAGATATATAATTGATGTTGCTAAAGCATTCAATAAATTTTATAATGCTCATAATATTATGGCTACAGAAGATATAGCTGTTAAAAATGCTAGATTAAAGCTTGTAGAAGCTACATGTCAAGTAATTAAAAATGGACTTGACTTACTTGGAATAGAAGTAGTAGAAGAAATGTAA